One part of the Microbulbifer sp. THAF38 genome encodes these proteins:
- the mgtE gene encoding magnesium transporter translates to MSSPPQAEIKFRAQNQLSELFAALDSGTGQEVRRMLKTLTPQSIAQLLESSPPRIRQVLWNLIDRDVEGEVLQELTDEVRSQILDTMDTEEMVEIMEGLDADDIADILQQLPERVVSEVLSAMSETDRLRVESVLAYDENTAGGLMDTDTISVRPNLSLDVVLRYLRRHEQLPESTDSLFVVNRQGQYIGLLPLSKLLTTDPSVTVREVVNTDVEPIPADMRDTEVARLFEKYDWITAPVVDEDNRLLGRITIDDIVDVIREGADHSLMSMAGLDEEEDTFAPVRRTARRRALWLGINLLTALLASWVISLFQNTLDKVVALAVLMPIVASMGGVAGSQTLTVVIRGMALGQIGKSNLSWLLSRELGSAALNALLWSLVMGLIAALWFDDITIAVIIVAAMVINLIVAAMAGAILPVVLRAIRIDPALAGSVALTTVTDVVGFMSFLGLATWHFG, encoded by the coding sequence GTGTCCAGCCCACCCCAAGCCGAAATCAAGTTCCGCGCGCAAAACCAGCTCAGTGAGTTGTTCGCCGCTCTCGATAGTGGTACCGGGCAGGAAGTCCGGCGCATGCTCAAAACCCTTACGCCCCAGAGCATTGCGCAACTGTTGGAAAGCTCACCTCCGCGTATCCGCCAGGTTCTGTGGAATCTGATCGACCGGGATGTCGAGGGTGAGGTTCTGCAAGAGCTGACCGATGAGGTCCGAAGCCAGATCCTCGACACCATGGATACTGAGGAGATGGTGGAGATCATGGAGGGGCTGGACGCGGACGATATCGCAGATATCCTCCAGCAGCTCCCCGAGCGTGTCGTCTCGGAAGTCCTCTCGGCAATGAGCGAAACAGACCGCCTGCGGGTGGAAAGTGTTCTCGCTTACGATGAGAACACCGCTGGCGGCCTGATGGACACCGATACCATATCGGTGCGGCCCAACCTGAGCCTGGATGTAGTGCTGCGTTACCTACGCCGCCATGAACAGCTGCCGGAGTCCACAGACAGCTTGTTTGTGGTCAATCGCCAGGGCCAATATATCGGTCTACTCCCGCTCTCCAAGCTTCTCACTACAGACCCATCCGTCACAGTTCGCGAGGTGGTCAATACCGATGTGGAACCGATACCCGCAGATATGCGCGATACCGAAGTCGCCCGGTTGTTTGAAAAGTATGACTGGATCACCGCACCGGTAGTGGATGAGGACAACCGCCTACTGGGCCGTATCACCATCGACGATATCGTCGACGTTATCCGCGAGGGTGCCGATCACTCCCTAATGAGCATGGCGGGCCTCGATGAAGAAGAGGATACTTTTGCCCCGGTTAGGCGAACTGCCCGTAGACGCGCGCTTTGGCTCGGTATCAACCTACTTACTGCCCTACTGGCTTCCTGGGTCATCAGCCTGTTTCAGAATACGCTGGATAAAGTCGTTGCCCTCGCCGTTTTAATGCCCATCGTCGCGAGTATGGGCGGGGTGGCTGGCAGTCAAACACTCACCGTAGTGATCAGGGGAATGGCGCTGGGACAGATTGGCAAGAGCAACCTCAGCTGGCTACTCTCTCGGGAACTCGGATCAGCAGCTCTAAACGCCCTACTTTGGTCCCTAGTGATGGGGCTGATCGCCGCGCTATGGTTTGACGACATTACCATTGCAGTCATCATCGTTGCCGCAATGGTCATTAATTTGATCGTAGCGGCGATGGCAGGGGCAATTTTACCGGTTGTATTGCGGGCAATACGAATCGATCCGGCACTGGCCGGTAGCGTCGCACTGACAACCGTTACCGATGTGGTGGGGTTCATGTCCTTCCTGGGCCTCGCCACCTGGCATTTTGGCTGA
- the rapZ gene encoding RNase adapter RapZ — translation MRLVIISGRSGSGKSSALQLLEDVGFNCIDNLPISLLPELIKRAEQQTPKGDTPLALGIDARNLWQDIKQAPRVIEALRSTGVQCDIIYLDAREPVLVQRFSETRRKHPLSNDCTHLLEALKQERELLTPISAMADMVIDTSSLGLHELRELIKSRVVGEHSEGMAILFQSFGFKYGVPVDADLMFDLRCLPNPYWEPSLRKKTGLDPEVAEFLRSYPKTNKMEADITGFLENWLPSFQESNRSYTCISIGCTGGRHRSVYMVEQLARTFLHKFGNIQVRHREQQR, via the coding sequence ATGCGCTTGGTCATTATCAGCGGCCGCTCCGGCTCCGGTAAAAGCTCCGCACTACAATTGCTCGAAGATGTGGGCTTTAACTGCATTGACAACCTACCGATCAGCCTGCTGCCCGAACTGATTAAGCGGGCCGAGCAACAAACCCCAAAGGGGGACACTCCCCTAGCTCTGGGAATAGACGCACGCAACCTCTGGCAGGATATCAAGCAGGCTCCACGTGTCATAGAAGCCCTGCGCAGCACAGGTGTCCAGTGTGACATTATCTACCTGGATGCCCGTGAACCCGTCCTCGTTCAGCGCTTCAGCGAGACTCGCCGAAAACACCCCCTCAGCAATGACTGCACCCACTTACTCGAGGCCTTAAAACAAGAAAGGGAACTGCTGACACCGATCTCAGCCATGGCAGATATGGTGATCGATACCAGTAGCCTCGGCCTACATGAGTTGCGAGAGCTAATTAAAAGCCGAGTGGTGGGCGAACACTCAGAGGGAATGGCAATCCTTTTTCAGTCGTTCGGCTTTAAATACGGCGTACCCGTGGATGCTGACTTGATGTTCGACTTGCGCTGCCTGCCAAACCCCTATTGGGAACCCAGCCTGAGAAAAAAAACCGGGCTGGACCCCGAAGTAGCCGAGTTTTTACGCTCCTATCCAAAAACCAACAAAATGGAAGCGGACATCACAGGCTTTTTAGAGAACTGGCTGCCCTCCTTCCAAGAGAGCAACCGCAGCTATACCTGTATTTCCATTGGCTGTACCGGAGGAAGGCACCGCTCGGTATATATGGTTGAGCAACTAGCCCGTACTTTTCTGCATAAATTTGGCAATATTCAAGTCCGTCACCGCGAACAACAGAGATAG
- the msrB gene encoding peptide-methionine (R)-S-oxide reductase MsrB: MVKTSTLWFLVVLILVLSACSEADDQRIQDMTVAEAKTRIAEGKGLEQIPKSVWKQLLPEDRYKVLWKGDTERAFSGKLLYNEKEGVYITAGCRLPVFSSEHKFKSGTGWPSFWDVAYPQNIVLKDDFSWGLRRTEVLSKCGEHLGHVFKDGPPPTNLRYCLNSLALDFEPAQGREQ; the protein is encoded by the coding sequence ATGGTGAAGACTTCGACGCTATGGTTTCTAGTGGTGTTAATCCTGGTTTTATCGGCCTGCTCCGAGGCCGATGATCAGAGAATTCAAGATATGACAGTGGCAGAGGCTAAGACACGTATCGCTGAGGGCAAAGGCCTGGAGCAAATTCCCAAGTCGGTGTGGAAACAATTACTCCCTGAGGATCGATATAAAGTTCTTTGGAAAGGGGATACTGAGCGGGCTTTTAGCGGCAAGTTGTTATACAACGAAAAAGAAGGAGTCTACATTACCGCAGGTTGCCGTCTGCCGGTATTCAGCTCCGAGCACAAATTTAAATCGGGTACCGGTTGGCCCAGTTTTTGGGATGTAGCTTACCCGCAAAATATCGTCTTAAAAGACGATTTCAGCTGGGGGCTCAGGCGTACAGAAGTATTATCGAAGTGCGGTGAGCACCTGGGGCATGTTTTTAAGGACGGTCCCCCTCCGACAAACTTGAGATACTGTCTGAATTCTCTGGCCCTGGACTTTGAACCTGCGCAGGGGCGTGAACAGTAA
- the yjgA gene encoding ribosome biogenesis factor YjgA, protein MYEYDDEDLPKSKTQVKQEMHELQALGKQLTELSKTQLAEVPIDEDMREAIDTLGRIKSNEARRRQMQYIGKLMRSADHEAIEAVLNKFKERDQQHPRFDKMAEDWRGRLLEEGNSAQEAFFDQYPQVDHQQLRQLVRDSLREIKNSKPPSNQRKLFRYLRDFFIQSSQ, encoded by the coding sequence ATGTACGAATACGACGATGAAGACCTGCCTAAGAGTAAGACGCAGGTAAAGCAGGAGATGCACGAACTGCAGGCCCTGGGCAAGCAATTGACCGAGCTATCCAAAACCCAGCTTGCTGAAGTGCCCATTGATGAGGATATGCGCGAGGCGATCGATACCCTGGGACGAATCAAGTCTAACGAGGCGCGCCGCCGTCAAATGCAATATATCGGTAAACTGATGCGCAGTGCCGACCACGAAGCCATTGAAGCCGTACTGAATAAATTCAAAGAGCGAGATCAGCAACACCCGCGCTTTGACAAGATGGCAGAAGACTGGCGCGGGCGCTTACTTGAAGAGGGCAACAGTGCCCAGGAAGCTTTCTTTGATCAGTACCCCCAGGTAGACCACCAACAACTACGTCAACTGGTGCGTGATTCCCTGCGCGAGATCAAAAACAGCAAGCCCCCTAGCAATCAGCGCAAGTTGTTCCGCTATTTGCGGGACTTTTTTATTCAGTCTTCACAGTAA
- a CDS encoding HPr family phosphocarrier protein, whose translation MQKQRLIIINKLGLHARAASKFAQTSARFSSNIKVNCGDRSVDGKSVMALMLLAAGQGTELELEVEGRDESDALDAICTLVSERFGEAE comes from the coding sequence ATGCAAAAGCAGCGTCTCATCATCATTAACAAACTCGGGCTACACGCCCGCGCAGCCAGTAAATTTGCCCAGACCTCTGCCCGCTTTTCTTCAAATATCAAAGTGAACTGCGGAGACAGATCCGTGGACGGTAAAAGCGTGATGGCGCTCATGTTGCTCGCCGCCGGCCAGGGTACTGAACTGGAGCTGGAGGTGGAGGGCCGTGATGAGAGCGACGCACTCGATGCCATCTGCACCCTGGTCTCTGAGCGCTTCGGCGAAGCCGAGTAG